In Aquila chrysaetos chrysaetos chromosome 10, bAquChr1.4, whole genome shotgun sequence, the following proteins share a genomic window:
- the INPP5K gene encoding inositol polyphosphate 5-phosphatase K isoform X4 produces MEPAGSEQRGAVRELRLHLVTWNVGTASPPPDVTSLLQLNSLGPTMDMYVIGLQEVNSRITNFLSDLAFDDPWSIFFMTVLSPLGYIKLSSVRMQGLLLLVFVKHVHLPFIRDIHTHYTRTGLYGYWGNKGGVTVRMSLYGHTICFMNCHLPAHMENTEQRLDDFEKILEMQFEGENIPSTLDHDVLFWFGDLNFRIADYGIHFVRESINNKRYNLLWEKDQLNMAKKKEAFLQEFIEGPLQFKPTYKFDLYSDVYDTREQKSLFWFNEKKRKPAWTDRILWRVKNLCQHASKEGEFSEEEQTISVTLNNYISHMSYGISDHKPVTGTFGLELKPLLSDPLIILNPEGEWSAEHDVLISYSAVPEFPSSAWDWIGLFKVAFRHVNDYVTYAWVEDDEISSNKDSKQVYMSAAEIPDMGGEFLLCYYSNNLQSIVGISQPFQIQPNRTLIEKDLTQEENSWMQKPDNLESLDEF; encoded by the exons ATGGAGCCTGCGGGCTCGGAGCAGCGCGGCGCCGTCAGGGAGCTGAG aCTACACTTAGTTACTTGGAATGTGGGCACAGCTTCTCCACCTCCTGATGTCACTAGTTTACTTCAGCTCAATTCACTGGGCCCAACTATGGATATGTATGTTATAGG CTTACAGGAGGTGAACTCAAGAATCACAAATTTTCTGTCTGACTTGGCATTTGATGATCCATGGAGCATATTTTTCATGACTGTATTGTCTCCATTGGGATATATCAAG CTCTCCTCCGTTCGCATGCAGGGATTACTACTTCTGGTCTTTGTGAAGCATGTCCACCTTCCTTTCATACGAGACATTCATACCCACTACACACGCACAGGCCTGTATGGATACTGG GGGAACAAAGGAGGAGTCACTGTCCGCATGTCCCTCTATGGTCATACAATTTGTTTCATGAACTGCCACTTGCCAGCTCACATGGAGAATACAGAGCAGCGATTGGATGACTTTGAGAAAATTCTGGAAATGCAGTTTGAAGGAGAGAATATTCCAAGTACCTTGGATCATGA tgttctcTTCTGGTTTGGAGATCTAAACTTCCGGATAGCAGATTATGGCATACATTTTGTCCGAGAATCAATAAATAACAAGCGTTACAATCTGCTGTGGGAAAAGGACCAG ttaaatatggcaaaaaagaaggaagcattTCTTCAGGAATTCATAGAGGGTCCTCTGCAGTTTAAACCCACCTACAAGTTTGACCTTTATTCGGATGTATATGATACAAG AGAGCAGAAGTCCCTGTTTTGGTTTAA tgagaagaaaagaaagccagcGTGGACCGATAGGATTCTTTGGAGAGTAAAAAATCTCTGCCAGCATGCATCAAAAGAAGGCGAATTCTCTGAAGAAGAACAGACAATTTCTGTTACTTTGAATAACTATATCAGCCACATGAGCTATGGCATCAGCGATCACAAACCTGTTACAGGAACTTTTGGGCTTGAG TTGAAGCCTCTTCTATCAGATCCTTTGATCATACTGAATCCTGAGGGTGAGTGGAGTGCGGAACATGATGTTCTAATCAGCTATTCTGCGGTGCCTGAATTCCCAAGCAGTGCTTGGGACTGGATTGGACTTTTCAAG GTGGCTTTCAGGCATGTGAATGACTATGTTACTTATGCTTGGGTAGAAGATGATGAAATTTCTTCTAACAAAGACAGTAAACAA GTTTACATGAGTGCTGCAGAAATACCTGATATGGGAGgagaatttttgctttgttactATAGCAATAATTTGCAGTCAATAGTTGGTATTAGCCAGCCTTTTCAG
- the INPP5K gene encoding inositol polyphosphate 5-phosphatase K isoform X5, whose translation MEPAGSEQRGAVRELRLHLVTWNVGTASPPPDVTSLLQLNSLGPTMDMYVIGLQEVNSRITNFLSDLAFDDPWSIFFMTVLSPLGYIKLSSVRMQGLLLLVFVKHVHLPFIRDIHTHYTRTGLYGYWGNKGGVTVRMSLYGHTICFMNCHLPAHMENTEQRLDDFEKILEMQFEGENIPSTLDHDVLFWFGDLNFRIADYGIHFVRESINNKRYNLLWEKDQLNMAKKKEAFLQEFIEGPLQFKPTYKFDLYSDVYDTSEKKRKPAWTDRILWRVKNLCQHASKEGEFSEEEQTISVTLNNYISHMSYGISDHKPVTGTFGLELKPLLSDPLIILNPEGEWSAEHDVLISYSAVPEFPSSAWDWIGLFKVAFRHVNDYVTYAWVEDDEISSNKDSKQVYMSAAEIPDMGGEFLLCYYSNNLQSIVGISQPFQIQPNRTLIEKDLTQEENSWMQKPDNLESLDEF comes from the exons ATGGAGCCTGCGGGCTCGGAGCAGCGCGGCGCCGTCAGGGAGCTGAG aCTACACTTAGTTACTTGGAATGTGGGCACAGCTTCTCCACCTCCTGATGTCACTAGTTTACTTCAGCTCAATTCACTGGGCCCAACTATGGATATGTATGTTATAGG CTTACAGGAGGTGAACTCAAGAATCACAAATTTTCTGTCTGACTTGGCATTTGATGATCCATGGAGCATATTTTTCATGACTGTATTGTCTCCATTGGGATATATCAAG CTCTCCTCCGTTCGCATGCAGGGATTACTACTTCTGGTCTTTGTGAAGCATGTCCACCTTCCTTTCATACGAGACATTCATACCCACTACACACGCACAGGCCTGTATGGATACTGG GGGAACAAAGGAGGAGTCACTGTCCGCATGTCCCTCTATGGTCATACAATTTGTTTCATGAACTGCCACTTGCCAGCTCACATGGAGAATACAGAGCAGCGATTGGATGACTTTGAGAAAATTCTGGAAATGCAGTTTGAAGGAGAGAATATTCCAAGTACCTTGGATCATGA tgttctcTTCTGGTTTGGAGATCTAAACTTCCGGATAGCAGATTATGGCATACATTTTGTCCGAGAATCAATAAATAACAAGCGTTACAATCTGCTGTGGGAAAAGGACCAG ttaaatatggcaaaaaagaaggaagcattTCTTCAGGAATTCATAGAGGGTCCTCTGCAGTTTAAACCCACCTACAAGTTTGACCTTTATTCGGATGTATATGATACAAG tgagaagaaaagaaagccagcGTGGACCGATAGGATTCTTTGGAGAGTAAAAAATCTCTGCCAGCATGCATCAAAAGAAGGCGAATTCTCTGAAGAAGAACAGACAATTTCTGTTACTTTGAATAACTATATCAGCCACATGAGCTATGGCATCAGCGATCACAAACCTGTTACAGGAACTTTTGGGCTTGAG TTGAAGCCTCTTCTATCAGATCCTTTGATCATACTGAATCCTGAGGGTGAGTGGAGTGCGGAACATGATGTTCTAATCAGCTATTCTGCGGTGCCTGAATTCCCAAGCAGTGCTTGGGACTGGATTGGACTTTTCAAG GTGGCTTTCAGGCATGTGAATGACTATGTTACTTATGCTTGGGTAGAAGATGATGAAATTTCTTCTAACAAAGACAGTAAACAA GTTTACATGAGTGCTGCAGAAATACCTGATATGGGAGgagaatttttgctttgttactATAGCAATAATTTGCAGTCAATAGTTGGTATTAGCCAGCCTTTTCAG
- the INPP5K gene encoding inositol polyphosphate 5-phosphatase K isoform X1 encodes MASFSSEDAFQDSAALSLNDLESLHNFRSRSASFSSTGSSGRLQLRQRVAQLMACVEDISSDDDIHEEVSRTLDEAFLIWGKKLKDKWQEFRLHLVTWNVGTASPPPDVTSLLQLNSLGPTMDMYVIGLQEVNSRITNFLSDLAFDDPWSIFFMTVLSPLGYIKLSSVRMQGLLLLVFVKHVHLPFIRDIHTHYTRTGLYGYWGNKGGVTVRMSLYGHTICFMNCHLPAHMENTEQRLDDFEKILEMQFEGENIPSTLDHDVLFWFGDLNFRIADYGIHFVRESINNKRYNLLWEKDQLNMAKKKEAFLQEFIEGPLQFKPTYKFDLYSDVYDTREQKSLFWFNEKKRKPAWTDRILWRVKNLCQHASKEGEFSEEEQTISVTLNNYISHMSYGISDHKPVTGTFGLELKPLLSDPLIILNPEGEWSAEHDVLISYSAVPEFPSSAWDWIGLFKVAFRHVNDYVTYAWVEDDEISSNKDSKQVYMSAAEIPDMGGEFLLCYYSNNLQSIVGISQPFQIQPNRTLIEKDLTQEENSWMQKPDNLESLDEF; translated from the exons ATGGCATCCTTCAGTAGTGAAGATGCATTTCAAGATTCAGCAGCCCTCTCCCTAAATGATTTAGAAAGCCTGCACAACTTCCGCAGCCGGTCTGCGAGTTTCAGCAGCACAGGGTCTAGTGGCCGCTTGCAGCTCCGTCAACGAGTAGCCCAGCTTATGGCTTGTGTAGAGGACATCAGCTCGGATGATGACATTCATGAAGAAGTGTCTCGCACTCTAGATGAAGCTTTCCTTATCTGGGGGAAAAAGCTGAAGGATAAGTGGCAAGAGTTCAG aCTACACTTAGTTACTTGGAATGTGGGCACAGCTTCTCCACCTCCTGATGTCACTAGTTTACTTCAGCTCAATTCACTGGGCCCAACTATGGATATGTATGTTATAGG CTTACAGGAGGTGAACTCAAGAATCACAAATTTTCTGTCTGACTTGGCATTTGATGATCCATGGAGCATATTTTTCATGACTGTATTGTCTCCATTGGGATATATCAAG CTCTCCTCCGTTCGCATGCAGGGATTACTACTTCTGGTCTTTGTGAAGCATGTCCACCTTCCTTTCATACGAGACATTCATACCCACTACACACGCACAGGCCTGTATGGATACTGG GGGAACAAAGGAGGAGTCACTGTCCGCATGTCCCTCTATGGTCATACAATTTGTTTCATGAACTGCCACTTGCCAGCTCACATGGAGAATACAGAGCAGCGATTGGATGACTTTGAGAAAATTCTGGAAATGCAGTTTGAAGGAGAGAATATTCCAAGTACCTTGGATCATGA tgttctcTTCTGGTTTGGAGATCTAAACTTCCGGATAGCAGATTATGGCATACATTTTGTCCGAGAATCAATAAATAACAAGCGTTACAATCTGCTGTGGGAAAAGGACCAG ttaaatatggcaaaaaagaaggaagcattTCTTCAGGAATTCATAGAGGGTCCTCTGCAGTTTAAACCCACCTACAAGTTTGACCTTTATTCGGATGTATATGATACAAG AGAGCAGAAGTCCCTGTTTTGGTTTAA tgagaagaaaagaaagccagcGTGGACCGATAGGATTCTTTGGAGAGTAAAAAATCTCTGCCAGCATGCATCAAAAGAAGGCGAATTCTCTGAAGAAGAACAGACAATTTCTGTTACTTTGAATAACTATATCAGCCACATGAGCTATGGCATCAGCGATCACAAACCTGTTACAGGAACTTTTGGGCTTGAG TTGAAGCCTCTTCTATCAGATCCTTTGATCATACTGAATCCTGAGGGTGAGTGGAGTGCGGAACATGATGTTCTAATCAGCTATTCTGCGGTGCCTGAATTCCCAAGCAGTGCTTGGGACTGGATTGGACTTTTCAAG GTGGCTTTCAGGCATGTGAATGACTATGTTACTTATGCTTGGGTAGAAGATGATGAAATTTCTTCTAACAAAGACAGTAAACAA GTTTACATGAGTGCTGCAGAAATACCTGATATGGGAGgagaatttttgctttgttactATAGCAATAATTTGCAGTCAATAGTTGGTATTAGCCAGCCTTTTCAG
- the INPP5K gene encoding inositol polyphosphate 5-phosphatase K isoform X2, which yields MASFSSEDAFQDSAALSLNDLESLHNFRSRSASFSSTGSSGRLQLRQRVAQLMACVEDISSDDDIHEEVSRTLDEAFLIWGKKLKDKWQEFRLHLVTWNVGTASPPPDVTSLLQLNSLGPTMDMYVIGLQEVNSRITNFLSDLAFDDPWSIFFMTVLSPLGYIKLSSVRMQGLLLLVFVKHVHLPFIRDIHTHYTRTGLYGYWGNKGGVTVRMSLYGHTICFMNCHLPAHMENTEQRLDDFEKILEMQFEGENIPSTLDHDVLFWFGDLNFRIADYGIHFVRESINNKRYNLLWEKDQLNMAKKKEAFLQEFIEGPLQFKPTYKFDLYSDVYDTSEKKRKPAWTDRILWRVKNLCQHASKEGEFSEEEQTISVTLNNYISHMSYGISDHKPVTGTFGLELKPLLSDPLIILNPEGEWSAEHDVLISYSAVPEFPSSAWDWIGLFKVAFRHVNDYVTYAWVEDDEISSNKDSKQVYMSAAEIPDMGGEFLLCYYSNNLQSIVGISQPFQIQPNRTLIEKDLTQEENSWMQKPDNLESLDEF from the exons ATGGCATCCTTCAGTAGTGAAGATGCATTTCAAGATTCAGCAGCCCTCTCCCTAAATGATTTAGAAAGCCTGCACAACTTCCGCAGCCGGTCTGCGAGTTTCAGCAGCACAGGGTCTAGTGGCCGCTTGCAGCTCCGTCAACGAGTAGCCCAGCTTATGGCTTGTGTAGAGGACATCAGCTCGGATGATGACATTCATGAAGAAGTGTCTCGCACTCTAGATGAAGCTTTCCTTATCTGGGGGAAAAAGCTGAAGGATAAGTGGCAAGAGTTCAG aCTACACTTAGTTACTTGGAATGTGGGCACAGCTTCTCCACCTCCTGATGTCACTAGTTTACTTCAGCTCAATTCACTGGGCCCAACTATGGATATGTATGTTATAGG CTTACAGGAGGTGAACTCAAGAATCACAAATTTTCTGTCTGACTTGGCATTTGATGATCCATGGAGCATATTTTTCATGACTGTATTGTCTCCATTGGGATATATCAAG CTCTCCTCCGTTCGCATGCAGGGATTACTACTTCTGGTCTTTGTGAAGCATGTCCACCTTCCTTTCATACGAGACATTCATACCCACTACACACGCACAGGCCTGTATGGATACTGG GGGAACAAAGGAGGAGTCACTGTCCGCATGTCCCTCTATGGTCATACAATTTGTTTCATGAACTGCCACTTGCCAGCTCACATGGAGAATACAGAGCAGCGATTGGATGACTTTGAGAAAATTCTGGAAATGCAGTTTGAAGGAGAGAATATTCCAAGTACCTTGGATCATGA tgttctcTTCTGGTTTGGAGATCTAAACTTCCGGATAGCAGATTATGGCATACATTTTGTCCGAGAATCAATAAATAACAAGCGTTACAATCTGCTGTGGGAAAAGGACCAG ttaaatatggcaaaaaagaaggaagcattTCTTCAGGAATTCATAGAGGGTCCTCTGCAGTTTAAACCCACCTACAAGTTTGACCTTTATTCGGATGTATATGATACAAG tgagaagaaaagaaagccagcGTGGACCGATAGGATTCTTTGGAGAGTAAAAAATCTCTGCCAGCATGCATCAAAAGAAGGCGAATTCTCTGAAGAAGAACAGACAATTTCTGTTACTTTGAATAACTATATCAGCCACATGAGCTATGGCATCAGCGATCACAAACCTGTTACAGGAACTTTTGGGCTTGAG TTGAAGCCTCTTCTATCAGATCCTTTGATCATACTGAATCCTGAGGGTGAGTGGAGTGCGGAACATGATGTTCTAATCAGCTATTCTGCGGTGCCTGAATTCCCAAGCAGTGCTTGGGACTGGATTGGACTTTTCAAG GTGGCTTTCAGGCATGTGAATGACTATGTTACTTATGCTTGGGTAGAAGATGATGAAATTTCTTCTAACAAAGACAGTAAACAA GTTTACATGAGTGCTGCAGAAATACCTGATATGGGAGgagaatttttgctttgttactATAGCAATAATTTGCAGTCAATAGTTGGTATTAGCCAGCCTTTTCAG
- the INPP5K gene encoding inositol polyphosphate 5-phosphatase K isoform X3, which yields MASFSSEDAFQDSAALSLNDLESLHNFRSRSASFSSTGSSGRLQLRQRVAQLMACVEDISSDDDIHEEVSRTLDEAFLIWGKKLKDKWQEFRLHLVTWNVGTASPPPDVTSLLQLNSLGPTMDMYVIGLQEVNSRITNFLSDLAFDDPWSIFFMTVLSPLGYIKLSSVRMQGLLLLVFVKHVHLPFIRDIHTHYTRTGLYGYWGNKGGVTVRMSLYGHTICFMNCHLPAHMENTEQRLDDFEKILEMQFEGENIPSTLDHDVLFWFGDLNFRIADYGIHFVRESINNKRYNLLWEKDQLNMAKKKEAFLQEFIEGPLQFKPTYKFDLYSDVYDTREQKSLFWFNEKKRKPAWTDRILWRVKNLCQHASKEGEFSEEEQTISVTLNNYISHMSYGISDHKPVTGTFGLELKPLLSDPLIILNPEGEWSAEHDVLISYSAVPEFPSSAWDWIGLFKVAFRHVNDYVTYAWVEDDEISSNKDSKQIQPNRTLIEKDLTQEENSWMQKPDNLESLDEF from the exons ATGGCATCCTTCAGTAGTGAAGATGCATTTCAAGATTCAGCAGCCCTCTCCCTAAATGATTTAGAAAGCCTGCACAACTTCCGCAGCCGGTCTGCGAGTTTCAGCAGCACAGGGTCTAGTGGCCGCTTGCAGCTCCGTCAACGAGTAGCCCAGCTTATGGCTTGTGTAGAGGACATCAGCTCGGATGATGACATTCATGAAGAAGTGTCTCGCACTCTAGATGAAGCTTTCCTTATCTGGGGGAAAAAGCTGAAGGATAAGTGGCAAGAGTTCAG aCTACACTTAGTTACTTGGAATGTGGGCACAGCTTCTCCACCTCCTGATGTCACTAGTTTACTTCAGCTCAATTCACTGGGCCCAACTATGGATATGTATGTTATAGG CTTACAGGAGGTGAACTCAAGAATCACAAATTTTCTGTCTGACTTGGCATTTGATGATCCATGGAGCATATTTTTCATGACTGTATTGTCTCCATTGGGATATATCAAG CTCTCCTCCGTTCGCATGCAGGGATTACTACTTCTGGTCTTTGTGAAGCATGTCCACCTTCCTTTCATACGAGACATTCATACCCACTACACACGCACAGGCCTGTATGGATACTGG GGGAACAAAGGAGGAGTCACTGTCCGCATGTCCCTCTATGGTCATACAATTTGTTTCATGAACTGCCACTTGCCAGCTCACATGGAGAATACAGAGCAGCGATTGGATGACTTTGAGAAAATTCTGGAAATGCAGTTTGAAGGAGAGAATATTCCAAGTACCTTGGATCATGA tgttctcTTCTGGTTTGGAGATCTAAACTTCCGGATAGCAGATTATGGCATACATTTTGTCCGAGAATCAATAAATAACAAGCGTTACAATCTGCTGTGGGAAAAGGACCAG ttaaatatggcaaaaaagaaggaagcattTCTTCAGGAATTCATAGAGGGTCCTCTGCAGTTTAAACCCACCTACAAGTTTGACCTTTATTCGGATGTATATGATACAAG AGAGCAGAAGTCCCTGTTTTGGTTTAA tgagaagaaaagaaagccagcGTGGACCGATAGGATTCTTTGGAGAGTAAAAAATCTCTGCCAGCATGCATCAAAAGAAGGCGAATTCTCTGAAGAAGAACAGACAATTTCTGTTACTTTGAATAACTATATCAGCCACATGAGCTATGGCATCAGCGATCACAAACCTGTTACAGGAACTTTTGGGCTTGAG TTGAAGCCTCTTCTATCAGATCCTTTGATCATACTGAATCCTGAGGGTGAGTGGAGTGCGGAACATGATGTTCTAATCAGCTATTCTGCGGTGCCTGAATTCCCAAGCAGTGCTTGGGACTGGATTGGACTTTTCAAG GTGGCTTTCAGGCATGTGAATGACTATGTTACTTATGCTTGGGTAGAAGATGATGAAATTTCTTCTAACAAAGACAGTAAACAA